One window from the genome of Streptomyces sp. NBC_00287 encodes:
- a CDS encoding M14 family zinc carboxypeptidase, protein MLPLLRYPTVDELGARAAAFVTRHPSDARLRRVGTSRAGSPLWLLSVGQGSRHVLVVAGPHANEPVGGATALRLAERVLADPRRHEEADATWNFLLCLDPDGLRRNEGWLQGPYTLGRYFRNFFRPGFLEQPEWLPDGADHAALPETRALLALQDELRPFLQCSLHGVDVGGGFVELTHDLPGFPRRLAHTAARLGIPRELGPYDTLYWPRLGPAVYRIPPPRRGDLAAAITEAAVESTWFHPHRYGTVTAVVEAPMWGVAAVEDDTTPADAAAVLRTVSRALRHDSRLLARLLARIRHHLPPTPETAQLLAPVDDYLLVCPGLADAWDPDMVTVDAQPLPPLSTAHLATLRIAGRRLALRTAGLLHRLVTDSGRDPAGVLPELDRLIDLWCADYRDGCGARWIPVARQVEYQSRVVLAAFEPASRHARACSRSGEPGWGSEAAVPMHRE, encoded by the coding sequence CTGCTGCCACTCCTCCGCTACCCGACCGTCGACGAGCTCGGCGCCCGGGCGGCCGCGTTCGTCACCCGCCATCCCTCGGACGCGCGGCTGCGCCGTGTCGGGACCTCCCGCGCGGGCAGCCCCCTGTGGCTGCTGTCCGTCGGCCAGGGCAGCCGCCATGTCCTCGTCGTCGCCGGACCGCACGCCAACGAACCCGTGGGCGGCGCCACCGCCCTCCGGCTCGCCGAACGCGTCCTCGCCGACCCCCGCCGCCACGAGGAAGCCGACGCCACCTGGAACTTCCTGCTCTGCCTCGACCCGGACGGCCTGCGTCGCAACGAGGGCTGGCTGCAGGGCCCGTACACCCTCGGCCGCTACTTCCGGAACTTCTTCCGCCCCGGCTTCCTGGAACAGCCCGAGTGGCTGCCCGACGGCGCGGACCACGCCGCGCTGCCCGAGACCCGCGCCCTGCTCGCCCTCCAGGACGAACTGCGGCCCTTCCTCCAATGCTCGCTGCACGGCGTCGACGTCGGCGGCGGCTTCGTCGAGCTCACCCACGACCTGCCCGGCTTCCCACGCCGCCTCGCGCACACCGCGGCCCGCCTCGGCATCCCCCGCGAACTCGGCCCGTACGACACCCTGTACTGGCCGCGCCTCGGGCCCGCCGTCTACCGGATCCCGCCGCCGCGCCGGGGCGACCTCGCCGCGGCCATCACCGAGGCCGCCGTGGAGTCGACATGGTTCCACCCCCACCGCTACGGCACGGTGACGGCGGTGGTCGAGGCACCCATGTGGGGCGTGGCCGCTGTGGAGGACGACACCACCCCCGCCGACGCCGCCGCCGTCCTGCGCACGGTCAGCCGCGCCCTGCGGCACGACTCCCGGCTGCTGGCACGGCTCCTCGCCCGGATCCGCCACCATCTGCCCCCCACTCCCGAGACCGCGCAACTGCTCGCCCCGGTCGACGACTATTTACTGGTCTGTCCAGGCCTCGCCGACGCGTGGGACCCCGACATGGTCACCGTCGACGCCCAGCCGCTGCCACCGCTCAGCACCGCCCATCTGGCCACCCTGCGCATCGCCGGGCGGCGTCTCGCGCTGCGCACGGCGGGGCTGCTGCACCGGCTGGTGACCGACTCGGGCCGCGACCCGGCCGGTGTGCTGCCGGAGCTGGACCGGCTCATCGACCTGTGGTGCGCCGACTACCGCGACGGCTGCGGGGCCCGGTGGATACCGGTCGCGCGCCAGGTCGAATACCAGTCCCGAGTGGTGCTCGCCGCGTTCGAGCCGGCCTCGCGGCACGCGCGCGCGTGCTCCCGTTCGGGTGAGCCGGGGTGGGGTTCCGAGGCCGCCGTGCCGATGCATCGGGAATGA
- the treZ gene encoding malto-oligosyltrehalose trehalohydrolase translates to MQFEVWAPQAGRVTLHYGDATRALERDPEREGWWQGEADAQDGTRYGYALDDGPVLPDPRSRRQPDGPDGRSAVVDHGRYTWRAEWAGRPLPGAVLYELHVGTYTREGTLDAAAERLGHLVELGVTHVGLMPLCPFPGRHGWGYEGVSLWAVHEPYGGPEALKRFVDRAHDLGLGVVLDVVHNHLGPSGNYLPAFGPYFTETHHTPWGAAVNLDAPGSDEVRDYLVGSALAWLRDYRIDGLRLDAVHALRDTRACHFLEELSTAVDSLSADLDRPLFLIAESDLNDPRIITPRMEGGLGLQAQWNDDFHHALHTALTGESQGYYADFGRSPFAAVAKTLTGGYFHDGTYSSFRGRHHGRALDRSRVAGHRLLGYSQTHDQVGNRAQGDRLAASLSPGLLACAATLTLTAPFTPMLFMGEEWAAGTPWQFFTDHTDPELAEAVRRGRRREFAAHGWAEEDVPDPQDPATRDRSCLDWSEPEREPHARVLAWYRRLIALRHEQPDLTDPDLADTKVAYEEQQRWLAFRRGDVRVAVNLAKEPAQIPLGPRQARVLAAWEPVEGPGEDGVLHLPGESCVVLLQE, encoded by the coding sequence GTGCAGTTCGAGGTGTGGGCACCGCAGGCCGGCCGTGTGACGCTCCATTACGGGGACGCCACACGCGCGTTGGAGCGCGATCCGGAACGAGAAGGTTGGTGGCAGGGGGAGGCGGACGCGCAGGACGGCACCCGGTACGGCTACGCGCTGGACGACGGGCCGGTGCTGCCCGACCCGCGCTCACGCCGTCAGCCCGACGGACCCGACGGACGCAGCGCCGTCGTGGACCACGGGCGCTACACCTGGCGCGCCGAATGGGCCGGGCGTCCGCTGCCGGGGGCGGTCCTCTACGAGCTGCATGTGGGCACGTACACGCGCGAGGGCACCCTGGACGCGGCCGCCGAGCGGCTCGGGCACCTCGTCGAACTGGGCGTCACGCACGTCGGGTTGATGCCGCTGTGCCCCTTCCCCGGCCGGCACGGCTGGGGGTACGAGGGGGTGTCGCTGTGGGCGGTGCACGAGCCGTACGGCGGTCCCGAGGCGCTGAAACGGTTTGTCGACCGGGCGCACGACCTCGGCCTCGGTGTCGTCCTCGACGTGGTGCACAACCACCTCGGCCCGTCGGGCAACTATCTGCCCGCCTTCGGGCCGTACTTCACCGAGACCCACCACACGCCCTGGGGCGCCGCCGTCAACCTGGACGCGCCCGGCTCCGACGAGGTGCGCGACTACCTCGTGGGCAGCGCGCTGGCCTGGCTGCGCGACTACCGGATCGACGGACTCCGCCTCGACGCGGTGCATGCGCTGCGGGACACGCGCGCGTGCCACTTCCTGGAGGAGCTGTCGACGGCGGTGGACTCGCTGTCGGCCGATCTGGACCGTCCACTGTTCCTGATCGCCGAGTCCGACCTGAACGACCCGCGGATCATCACCCCGCGCATGGAGGGCGGGTTGGGGCTCCAGGCGCAGTGGAACGACGACTTCCACCACGCCCTGCACACCGCGCTGACCGGCGAGTCCCAGGGCTACTACGCCGACTTCGGGCGCTCCCCCTTCGCGGCCGTCGCCAAGACGCTCACCGGCGGGTACTTCCACGACGGCACGTACTCCAGCTTCCGGGGCCGCCACCACGGGCGAGCGCTGGACCGCTCGCGGGTGGCCGGACACCGGCTGCTGGGCTACAGCCAGACCCACGACCAGGTCGGCAATCGCGCCCAGGGCGACCGGCTCGCCGCCTCCCTCTCCCCCGGCCTGCTGGCCTGCGCGGCCACGCTGACCCTGACCGCTCCGTTCACGCCGATGCTGTTCATGGGCGAGGAGTGGGCGGCGGGCACGCCCTGGCAGTTCTTCACCGACCACACCGACCCCGAGCTCGCCGAGGCGGTACGGCGCGGCAGACGCCGGGAGTTCGCCGCGCACGGCTGGGCCGAGGAGGACGTACCCGACCCGCAGGACCCGGCGACCCGGGACCGCTCCTGTCTGGACTGGTCCGAGCCCGAGCGTGAACCCCACGCGCGCGTGCTGGCCTGGTACCGCCGGCTGATCGCCCTGCGCCACGAGCAGCCGGACCTCACCGACCCCGACCTCGCCGACACCAAGGTCGCCTACGAGGAACAGCAGCGCTGGCTCGCCTTCCGGCGCGGGGACGTACGCGTGGCCGTCAACCTCGCCAAGGAACCGGCACAGATCCCGCTGGGCCCCCGTCAGGCGCGCGTACTGGCCGCGTGGGAGCCCGTGGAAGGGCCCGGCGAGGACGGGGTGCTGCACCTGCCCGGGGAGTCGTGTGTGGTGCTGCTCCAGGAGTGA
- a CDS encoding SSI family serine proteinase inhibitor produces the protein MTHSTTVKAGRAGVRGVLLAAASLLVLATVPAQAAERETLPGNWLYLTLTTGDAQSSDTRGTLLMCNPPQGHASATEACAELAAVDGDIARMTPKDRVCTMIYAPVSARASGQWNGRPIEFRQTFGNACEMEALTGAVFALDD, from the coding sequence ATGACACACTCCACCACAGTGAAGGCGGGACGGGCCGGTGTCCGGGGCGTCCTGCTTGCGGCCGCCTCGCTCCTCGTCCTCGCGACGGTTCCGGCGCAGGCCGCCGAGCGGGAGACCCTCCCGGGCAACTGGCTCTACCTCACGCTCACCACGGGCGACGCGCAGTCCAGCGACACCCGCGGCACGCTGCTGATGTGCAACCCGCCCCAGGGCCACGCGAGCGCGACCGAGGCCTGCGCGGAACTGGCGGCGGTCGACGGCGACATCGCCCGTATGACTCCGAAGGACAGGGTCTGCACGATGATCTACGCGCCGGTGTCCGCCAGGGCGAGCGGCCAGTGGAACGGCCGCCCGATCGAGTTCCGGCAGACCTTCGGCAACGCGTGCGAGATGGAGGCGCTGACGGGGGCGGTGTTCGCACTGGACGACTGA
- a CDS encoding aminoglycoside phosphotransferase family protein codes for MTQAPTPTADTVRRLVRSLLKDGADDTAGPEVRPVAEGGEPVTWWVGARHVLRLAPDRETAVRQRRELRLRDLVRPHLAVAVPTSVAHGEWAPGLTYTLDTKVPGGSAEEHDVSALGEADLAGLLTGLREVPARQAEALGVPRTGPRSLEALRRRAERAAGRLAAADEFDAVRMHQLTQPAAVQLAAQPAGAVLVHHGLTGEHLVVSADGRVRAVLGWTDTVVGDPAEDIAGLARAVGSPAAVRAATLAGYGARPCLRGLWLARCDTVVHLAEALDAVSRTSLPLLRRQLELAWEPILLERVTELRDEES; via the coding sequence ATGACCCAGGCACCGACACCCACCGCGGACACCGTCCGCCGACTGGTCCGTTCCCTGCTCAAGGACGGTGCGGACGACACCGCCGGCCCCGAGGTCCGGCCCGTCGCCGAGGGCGGCGAGCCCGTCACCTGGTGGGTCGGCGCCCGCCATGTGCTGCGCCTCGCGCCCGACCGCGAGACCGCCGTCCGGCAGCGCCGCGAGCTGCGGCTGCGCGACCTCGTCCGCCCGCACCTGGCGGTCGCCGTGCCGACGAGCGTCGCGCACGGCGAGTGGGCGCCCGGGCTGACCTACACGCTGGACACCAAGGTGCCGGGCGGCTCGGCCGAGGAGCACGACGTGTCCGCCCTCGGCGAGGCCGATCTGGCCGGACTGCTCACCGGGCTGCGCGAGGTCCCCGCGCGGCAGGCCGAGGCGCTCGGCGTGCCGCGCACCGGCCCGCGCTCCCTGGAGGCGCTGCGTCGCCGTGCCGAACGCGCCGCGGGGCGCCTCGCCGCGGCCGACGAGTTCGATGCCGTCCGGATGCACCAGCTCACCCAGCCGGCCGCGGTCCAGCTCGCCGCCCAGCCCGCCGGAGCCGTCCTCGTCCACCACGGCCTGACCGGCGAGCACCTGGTGGTCAGCGCCGACGGCCGGGTGCGCGCCGTCCTCGGCTGGACCGACACCGTGGTCGGCGACCCGGCCGAGGACATCGCGGGCCTCGCCCGTGCCGTCGGCTCCCCGGCCGCCGTCCGCGCCGCCACCCTCGCCGGCTACGGCGCCCGCCCCTGTCTGCGCGGCCTGTGGCTGGCCCGCTGCGACACCGTGGTCCACCTGGCCGAAGCCCTCGACGCCGTGAGCCGCACCTCCCTGCCGCTGCTGCGACGGCAACTGGAGCTCGCCTGGGAGCCGATTCTGCTGGAGCGCGTCACCGAGCTGAGGGACGAGGAGTCCTAG
- a CDS encoding DUF1707 and FHA domain-containing protein, translating to MTSSFEFNTYPARLSDAERDKALKVLRDGVAMGRLSHDTFIRRMELALAARRADELLLLTADLPQENRFSRLLFGTVEAVSGFGVRLRRAWQAERLPKLLLPHPGGGHPLRIGRDPANGLRLTHETVSRVHAELTRHGGMWVLRDLGSTNGTTVNGRRVIGAAVVREGDQVGFGQLAFRLAVN from the coding sequence GTGACGTCGTCTTTCGAGTTCAACACGTACCCCGCGCGGCTTTCCGACGCGGAGCGCGACAAGGCGCTGAAGGTGCTCCGTGACGGCGTCGCCATGGGCCGTCTCTCGCATGACACGTTCATCCGGCGCATGGAGCTGGCCCTCGCCGCCCGCCGCGCCGACGAACTGCTCCTCCTCACCGCCGACCTGCCCCAGGAGAACCGGTTCTCCCGCCTGCTCTTCGGCACGGTCGAGGCGGTCTCCGGATTCGGCGTACGGCTGCGCAGGGCCTGGCAGGCCGAGCGGCTGCCCAAGCTGCTGCTGCCCCACCCCGGCGGCGGCCACCCGCTGCGCATCGGGCGCGATCCGGCCAACGGTCTGCGCCTGACCCACGAGACGGTCTCGCGGGTGCACGCCGAACTGACCCGCCACGGTGGCATGTGGGTGCTGCGGGACCTCGGCTCTACCAACGGCACCACGGTGAACGGCCGACGCGTCATCGGGGCGGCCGTCGTCCGCGAGGGCGATCAGGTCGGCTTCGGGCAGCTGGCGTTCCGGCTCGCCGTGAACTAA